attataaaatctgCAATGAATGTcaattgaaaacaataaaGCAGTACCAAGGGAAACGACATCAGGAAGACCGGAACATATTATCACTTTAAATAAGCTTTTTGAAGATTTGGCTTTTAGAAACTCTTCAAAACATCTTAATTTGTGGCCTTTAATGCTATGTAGAAATTATCATGGAGGAAACATGGAACCTGAAGATGGACAAAATTGCATGACTGAGTACCTCAAGAACAGGATTTGGAGTTAAGCCAGGTGGCAGAGCCTCTTCTTTGCCAGGTGGTGCAAGATCAAACATCCTGACAAAGTCATCTGCAGCCTCTTGCTGTTGTTCATTTGGTTGCCATGATGCTGGAAAGTTATTGAAAGAAGGGAATTGAAATTCTCGAACATCCTCAGCAAAAGGGAGCACATTGAAGTAAAATGAATCAGGCTGccaataataacaataatccATGCAGAATTAATAGGTATTAGGGAACCATGAAAAGCAAAAGTACTTCAATACAGCAGTCTGTTCAACTGCATATAGGGACTTGAGACTCACAATATTATCATTGTCAGAGACATTAGGTGTCAAGACCCCAACAACAACATTCCCTTGTCCTTGTCTCCAAACACAACGCAAAATTGCCACCTTATTCATATCTTGCATAGCTCTTGCTAGGGCAGAAACAGCAAGAATGGCTCTTGTATTACCCGGTTCAGGGATGAAAACATTGACATCTTTCATGTAATAGTGTCTATGATGTATGTAAGCATAGGGCAGACACCCcccaaaaaaggaagaaaaaagatcaaAACATTGTCATTtgaattgatattcaaaaacGAAACTATATGGTTGGATTCAAATTAAAGCAGATACAAGTTTACCGCATTATGTTTTTAGCATCAGAAAATCCCAGAAGCTTCACACCTTTTTCTGGTTTGAACTTGACAGCATCCCATTCAGCAGAGGATATGGGAATAACTTGAGGGCCATAACGATAACCTTTAATCCTCTGATCTGGAGGTACAACTTTACTAGGATCTTCAACACTTTTGTACTCAAAGTCCACTTTGACTTCATGTGTGGCAAATTTATCAGTTGGAGGCGCTTTATCAGAATATTTCTTCAGAGTGGGAAACTTCTCTTCCGATGTTTTCTTGTAAACCCATACCTGATTATCAATAATTATGTACAACAAGGTAAGAAGATGTATGATTGAATTTACTTTGACAAAACATAAGAGGGCTCACCTTAATCTTCATTTTGGGGCTAAGCTCAAGATCACCCCTGAATATTGTAACTGGAGATATTTTTCGAGTTCTGAGAGCACCTAGCAATGAAGTTGGACTCTCAACATGCACTAACTTCGCACATGTCTTCTTTGAAAATATACCCAATAGATTATCATTCTCATCCATTACGCTTTTATTTGCTTCCCCAGTAAGACTTCCTCTTACAACTATACTTTCCATTCTCATACCATGTGTATTCATGTGTTCAGCAATGGTGCTGACTTGATCTTCTTTAGTTCCTTCTAGCGGATATTTAATAGGGAATTGTGCATTAGTAAGCAGACAAAGACGCTTCTTTCCTTTGTATGTTTCTCCATATTTCTTTATCAACATATCCATCCCAACAATTATAGCATCAAGAACTACCAACAAGGTCAAGGCCAAAGATATGAAAATGAGCAAATAATCAAGCACTTGTAAATTATGTTTCTGCTTATACAGGACCAATTTCCTTACTGAAGCAATTTCTTACACAATTAGATCAAAAGATTTATATTCATATGAGAATGACCAAAAACTTCATCaaactagagagagagagagagagagagagagagagagagagagagagagagagattgccTTCTGAcagaataaatgaaaattgcaACCATACTCACACATGTGTCTATATACAAAATTCAAGCAATCCAGTATATAAATAGCCAATACTTATTAGTGTGTAATTATGTACAAAGTTCATATGTAAaactcttataaaaaaaatttcgaccttaaatcaaataaattgcAATTGGAAGGACTGTGAGAATAAGTT
Above is a window of Prunus persica cultivar Lovell chromosome G2, Prunus_persica_NCBIv2, whole genome shotgun sequence DNA encoding:
- the LOC18786622 gene encoding ATP-dependent DNA helicase 2 subunit KU80 isoform X2; this translates as MVLLIDVSPSMHKALPEIEKVCSMLAEKKLIYSKYDEVAVVLFGTEETENELTKEVGGYEHVVVLQNIKVVDGQLVETLQQLPRGTRDGDFLDAIIVGMDMLIKKYGETYKGKKRLCLLTNAQFPIKYPLEGTKEDQVSTIAEHMNTHGMRMESIVVRGSLTGEANKSVMDENDNLLGIFSKKTCAKLVHVESPTSLLGALRTRKISPVTIFRGDLELSPKMKIKVWVYKKTSEEKFPTLKKYSDKAPPTDKFATHEVKVDFEYKSVEDPSKVVPPDQRIKGYRYGPQVIPISSAEWDAVKFKPEKGVKLLGFSDAKNIMRHYYMKDVNVFIPEPGNTRAILAVSALARAMQDMNKVAILRCVWRQGQGNVVVGVLTPNVSDNDNIPDSFYFNVLPFAEDVREFQFPSFNNFPASWQPNEQQQEAADDFVRMFDLAPPGKEEALPPGLTPNPVLERFYRHLELKSRHPDAAVPPLDETLRMITEPDKELLSQNGSVLDVFRSRFEVKENPKLKKSSRRFLRDKPTGSNEGHADISDEPNSSEYTSAVKVEKVGDATPVQDFEAMINRRDSPQWVGKAIKDMKNKIHDLVEDSYEGDNYPKALECLIALRKGCILEQEPKQFNDFLRTLCIFCQEKALSSFCEFLASKELTLISKTEAIDSEVTDDEAKNFLVKSEPKME
- the LOC18786622 gene encoding ATP-dependent DNA helicase 2 subunit KU80 isoform X1 yields the protein MARNKDAMVLLIDVSPSMHKALPEIEKVCSMLAEKKLIYSKYDEVAVVLFGTEETENELTKEVGGYEHVVVLQNIKVVDGQLVETLQQLPRGTRDGDFLDAIIVGMDMLIKKYGETYKGKKRLCLLTNAQFPIKYPLEGTKEDQVSTIAEHMNTHGMRMESIVVRGSLTGEANKSVMDENDNLLGIFSKKTCAKLVHVESPTSLLGALRTRKISPVTIFRGDLELSPKMKIKVWVYKKTSEEKFPTLKKYSDKAPPTDKFATHEVKVDFEYKSVEDPSKVVPPDQRIKGYRYGPQVIPISSAEWDAVKFKPEKGVKLLGFSDAKNIMRHYYMKDVNVFIPEPGNTRAILAVSALARAMQDMNKVAILRCVWRQGQGNVVVGVLTPNVSDNDNIPDSFYFNVLPFAEDVREFQFPSFNNFPASWQPNEQQQEAADDFVRMFDLAPPGKEEALPPGLTPNPVLERFYRHLELKSRHPDAAVPPLDETLRMITEPDKELLSQNGSVLDVFRSRFEVKENPKLKKSSRRFLRDKPTGSNEGHADISDEPNSSEYTSAVKVEKVGDATPVQDFEAMINRRDSPQWVGKAIKDMKNKIHDLVEDSYEGDNYPKALECLIALRKGCILEQEPKQFNDFLRTLCIFCQEKALSSFCEFLASKELTLISKTEAIDSEVTDDEAKNFLVKSEPKME